In Lactuca sativa cultivar Salinas chromosome 5, Lsat_Salinas_v11, whole genome shotgun sequence, the DNA window gcaataagcttttttgccaaacaccccctaaatggttattacttccatttatacatacTCAAACCACTTTGTACTGTTTATCGTCctcttttttttttcgttttccttaattcatttattaatttaatgtcctaATAAGTAAAacgctaaaatatataaataatagtttataaaaataaacctttagaatatcaaatgttgtgattcaaaagtcaataaataggcctttgagaaggccaaaatactcaggtgtcaacttgttcattgtgattttaaaccaagtttggtcacaaattaaaacattttcaatgaTGGTATCtaattcaaggattcatattgatttaggttctagaaaccttaaaatattgaacaaaatctatatagaaccttataataaggacaataatcacCGTAATCAGGAAGTCCATGTGATGGAACTTCATAGTATaaggaccaatgatgaaaaaggtttcatttttagactaaacaagatgaaaaatatacaaactaccttaatcatgtcaaatcttgtgtttaaccgttctttattgcaaaagtaaaatgtcaaaatatacaaactaatgataatacaatgctctaactggccctcttggttgagttctttgaacctgcaaagccaacacattaaagaaatatagtaaaaacctttttaggaacaaacccgatataataaagccttcatccaatatatttataagataaaaatacaaaaagttaaaaatgatgaaatcaattacaagtaaggattaaaataaaaacctATTAAGAAAGAGCCATCTGCAGGAGagatatttgaatcaacatgtattttctgatggtttcaaattttgaattatccgaaattTAGGGAATgagatagaatttgttgagaaatataaggattcaaaacacaggttaaaatttaatattattttattgatgactacttgtactattagcttaatgatttgaacgtcttaaaaaaataatattattatattcaatctatttttagaaatagtgggatttcttttataagatattaAAGATATACACGATTTAATCAAAACTATATGTTATAAAAATTGGTAACCATTAAAAAAGTGTTATAATATACATATTaaccatttttaaaaaaaaaaggccAAATTTAGCCTATTTTCTAatcattattttaaaaaaaaaaaatacacaaatgATGCAAATAGTTTCTAAAATTGCATGTGGACCTTATAGGTTGCGATTTCAACTTATGAGCTCATATTTGAGCTTATGGGTTGGGATTTTGCGGTGAGTTGAGTTCATGAGTAGGGGTTGTTTGTTTAGATGAATTGGTTTGATccaatccaatcaagtgaatccaaattgatttcggttttcaaaacatggatccaaatagtccaaactaaattcaaatccgatccaattataattcgattagatcggtttttataattcggttttcaaaaaccaaaacatttgaaaattacatattaattataatattaccaaATTTAcacaagaaacaaaaacaaattatttagctatgatttgaaatttataaacaactacgaagaagatatattatagttaaatattttatagctagaaaacgattgagagaaaattcgtattaatgtttttttatcgggtgaaatgttttgaacctatttgaaaagataaattacaaaattaataaatgactatagatatatattatatataaataaataaaaaatgttgattcggtttttttggactgtGCGGttccttattttataaaccaaaactaaTCCGGAATCCAAAATAAAAATTCGGTTTTGtcgaaaaccaatccaaaacatccgaatatccgaaccaaatagtccaattcaaattgtccaattgaataattcggttttatctaAATAGTGGACACCCTATTCATGAGCCTATAGTACTTAAGTATCTCTAACCCACCCAATGTCATTTTTATCTTTCTTTTTCCTTTCGCTTTTTTTCTTATCCTATTTTATTTTTTCCTCCTATTTGAAAATATAAATAGTATTATCCCATATATAAAGTAATACCGCTTATTTTTCCAAATATAGAGATGAAGTTTCAATTGTCAGTTTTAATCTCTCGTTTTATATATTTAcacatttctagtttattttacaAACACGATATCATATGCAAATAAACATGAAGTTAACCTTATATaatcttttttatttaatattatcataatgaaaataatatagattatatatttgttaaaatcaaATTAGTAGAAGGGCATGTTTGACAATCTATGTAAGTTGGAAGATTTGAATATACTAAAATTATACTTTTTAGGGTAAAAAATGAAGGTGAATTGGAGATGAAATACTATTATCCAATTTTTTACTCCATTTTTTTAGGGAAAAATAAAGGTGGGTTGAACATGGTCTAAGGTtggaaaaatatatattaaaagaagaaataatgtttaatgtttatataACTATTTAACTGTAATCTAAAATGAATTAGAGGTAGTCAACTAAAAACACCCTGATCACATTTTATTTTTAGAACGTAAAATAGAGTTTTGGAGTGGTTTATCtgcaacccaacccaacccatattaAATTGTATTTCATACTTCAAAACTAAAATGTAAAAAGAGAGTGTGTGAAGGAGTGTATTTGTAGAGTGTAAAACAGAGTTGTGTTTGagttttttactttattttacaCTCTATAAATAAAGTGTAATAAGAAAATAGAGTAGGGTCGTAGATACGCTAAGATTTCTTCCAACTCATATGGAAATTCATTTAAATTAATTGTGATTTCCTATATTTGAGATATCTTTTATTTCATCTGAGATTTCATGTAACTCTCGTAGCCGCCGTAAGCAGATGTTTAGATCTCGATGACGGCTTCCTTCTTCAGTTAGGTTTTTTGTCTTCGTTCTTCAGTTAGCGTCTTATGCTTCAGATTTGTTCATCGAGAGGTTCTAGTTTGGTTAGGATGTGTGTTCGTCAGattttgtttgtgtgtgtgtgcgttCATCTGATTTCGTGTGTTTGCGTTTGTGTTCATTTGATttcatgtgtgtatgtgtgtgtacatCTGATCTAATTTTATGTATGGTTTTTGTTTTTGGGATGACTATTTGGCGAAGATAAAGTGGTAGAAAAAGTTTACGTGGAGATGGAAGTGGTAGATGATGGTGATGGCGGACTGTGGTCGAACGGTGGTCGTGGCAGAAGATGTTTTTGAATGTTCTTGAATCTATGAATATGTTATTGGGTGTTtatcacatacacacacacacacacacacacacacacacagagagagagagagagagagagagagagagagagagagagagagagagagagagagagagagagagagagagagagagagagagagagagagacgttgGATGCGAAATGGTGGGgttaaaaatttttattttattattcattttaaaaaatgaatgaaataaataaatataataataataagcaaTGAAAAAGAGTAAAATAATCATTCTAACTCATTTAAATTTCTTCATCgaccaaaactaaaaaaaatacataaataaaataattggacTACTGATACAACTTTAAAACTTtttatatcaaaaaaaaaataatatttgacatATCATAGGCACCAAACTTAtaattttttcattatttatttgttTCTCATGCGACCTCTAAAGTACTTCTACATAATTACTAAACTACCGCTCAATTGGTTATTTAAGACACCAAAATGAGAATTACCACACCAACCCCTAACGGGAAAAATCTGAATAAACAATGCCCCAACACAACAACCAAGGACAAAACGGTAAAAACACACTAAAACAGTAAAACCTAGCTTTTTAATTCCGGGCTCAGCATCAGCTGCCATCTAACACTTTGACTTttcttcctttttccctcttttCTTTCCTCTATTAAACACCTTAACTTTCTTCCTTTTATCACACCCTCATTCTTTACAATTTTCAGCATATGATAAATTCCTAATATCGATTTCACTCTTTTCTGGTAAGTTATAACTTATACCATTGATTCAATTTCAAAAGGAGTTTTTAtatctattttttatttaatttgtatttaatAATGTATAAAACACCTGGTTACAGCAAAACAGCGTTTGGTGCGATTCGAACAAACAAGAATTATGGCTTTAAATTGTCGGAGGTTTTAATTAGCTTTTGTTAATTTCTACCTTTCATGTTTCATCTTCTTCCCCTTTCAGTTTTCCTGCTTTCAGTTTCAGGGTTCGCCATTAGAGGACTGAAATCATGCTTTCTTAAGCTTTACAAGCAAACAAACTGGTCTTTCTTCTCCACAAACAAAGGTATGTTTTTGAGTTTTTAATGCGCATTGATTGTTGCGAAATACGAAATGTCGGGATACTtttcaaaaattgttttttttttcttttactgcATTTTAGCAACGTTCGAAATGTGAGAAGTGgggtttctttttctttattcaGTCGCATGTAGACAAGCTTTGCTTTTTGTGGGGCTCTGTTGACGATGCAATTGCAAGGCTCTTTGTTCAATGGAAATATAATGGAGTCTTTTCACGTAATATCCGGCTCATATATTATTTTGtcaatttaaataataaattatttttttaccaAAAGCTTTTAACCAATGGCATAGTGTTGTTTTCTTGAGATCGAGGGTTAGGTTACGTTTTAACTGCTTTAGAAATAAATTAGATttgttattataaaaaatatatatattattttctttGCTAATTGGTTTCTCAAACTAGCATATTTATGTTAGATTTTGGCATGATACATGCAATTTTTAGTGACCCTATGACCTAAAATAACAGGTTTTTATAGGTTTAGTGACTATATATTAATATTGTAAAATAACTTGTTACAGGAATGTGTAAAATAAGATAGTTGTTATACCAAATCAGTTAACTTGTTTGTGTATTTTAATCTGGGGTTTGGTATACAATATATGCAATAATTAAAGGATGACTTTCTAAAGTTATATTATCATTTGGTGCATGATTACTTATAGAATATTCAAGGAAATATCTTATTGTTATCAATAAATATGTTTAACGTGTGTTCACTTTTACTAATTTAAGCAATAAATTGTTTTATTTGCCACTTTGGTCATTAAATCAATATTTACATTATATATGTCAAATTAGTACAAATAAGATAGTTGGTTATTATACCAATCCATTAGACCCTTTTAAGAATATTTTACGAGTGAGTGGATTGATcattgatagttaaactttatgAATTATGATGATATTTATCGTACATATTCTTTAGGACGTCGACCAAATTGCACTCGAAAAGCAAACCAGCCTATGAGTAGgatatttttgggttttagacTTTTGTCATAATATTTTCCTATATTTTTGATCCATGTGTTAAAAATAAGTTACAAAGGCTGTCCTTTTAATTTATAAAAGAGGTCCCTATgcattcttttttttcttttttatgtttGGGTTTTAGTCTTTAGCCACAATACTTTTATATACTGGTAGGTTTGGTCTTTATATAGATTTATATAGAAAATAAGTTACAAAATCACTCCCTATAGTTTTACAGAAAAGGTCCCTACTTATTTTTTTTCAGAAATAATCCATATGTTTAATATGTTTAATGAGCAACTAGCCTATTAATAGTAtatatttttgggttttagtaCATATTCTTTAGGATGTATACCAAATTGCACTTGAAAAGCAATTAGTCTATAGATAATATATTTTGGGGTTCAGATTTTGTGCATTTTTTTTTTTACGTTTGGGTTTTAGACTTTAACCACAATATTTTCATATGTTGGCAGGTTTGGTTTCTACgtagaaaataaattacaaaatctcTCCCTGTAATTTATAGAAAAAgtctatgtattttttttaagaagtgGTCCACATGTTTTATGAGCAACTAAGCCTATGAATATTATATTTTTTGGTTCTAGACTTTGGCCACAATAGTTTCGTATGTTGGCATGTTTGGTCCATATGctgaaaataaattacaaaaagttGTCCCTTTGATATACAAAAAGGGTCTCTATGCATTTTTTTCATATTTGGGTTTTACACTTTGACCACAATACTTTGTATGTTGGCATGGTTGGTCCCTGTTTAGAAAATAAATCACAAAAACACTCCCTGTAATAAAAGGTCCCAATGCATATTTTACAGAAATAGTCCATATGTTTAAaaaaatgatctctgtcgaataCAAAATTTACAGATTACATCCCCACAAAACGGATATAAGACTCCCCCGCCTATGTCCACTCGAAACAGAAAGGAGACAATTTCTAGTTATAGTATATTTAacaacaaaaacataataatccAGGTATAATATTTTTATCTAAGTTTTATGGTTCaaaaaaccacttttatatttaTTAGCATTGTACAAACTTGGACCATAACCTTTTTAAACAACTTTAGAAATTATATTAGTATAAGTTGATAACCACAATAAATCATTTGTATATGATAATTTAGGGTCATTGATAcaactatttttttaataaaacaagtaacaatattaaatataagaatgaataagtTCAAAGTTAAAAGAAGAATTGCAACGGTGAAACTCTAACATTGTATTTAGTGTCAccttataatataatattttatttgatgTTATATTATCCGTCAATACCAAATTTGGTGTAATATATATTGTTGGGTTGGAGATGCCCCATAGGGTGGAAGGAGTTCATTCCTTCCACATCTCCCAACCCACTTGTGACGTAGGCGCCACATCAGTATTTCTATCCAACCATTTCAACTCACAACACATGAAAATCTATCACTCCCAACCCAAATCCCTCGGTATAAGTTTTACAGCATATGACACAAATAGTGAAAAGAGAGAACCACGACTTAGGTAATCCGAGATATTACCAATCTGGTGGTACCGCTCCACCAAGGAATGGTGTAGCTGGTATCGCCACCAACCCACTGTATATTTCCTTCGAATCCGTACACCCTTAGTGATATGATTTTTGTAAATTAAGCATTGTCCATGGAGTTTCCAAGAGAATCCTTGACCCTTATCACATTCCGTTGTAAAATACAATAATACATATGGATATAAGAATAAGATTTTATTGTAAGAAATAACAATTGTAGTTTctatgatttgtttattatagcatcttatTTTCCTTTTTTCATACATACATTGTATTTTCAAAAACTTACCTACTTATAAAAGTGTCatcaaaacaaaacataaaaaaaatgaagtACAATAtataaaagtacattgatatttaTTGGAATGTTGTAATAAAAGTATGATGTTGTAATAGAAAAAAGTGAAAGTAGAATGTTGTAATATATAAATGtataaaagtacattgatatttaTTGTAATTCAGCCTTAACTCTTAAGAATAAAGTTTTGTTGAATTAAATCATAAATCATACCGTCTCTTTCGTATAGGTTGCCAAATTCTTTTCAAAGAAGGTATGTGAATAGGACCGAATACTAATATCATGTCCTTTGAACATTTGATGGCGACTTCTTTAGATATGTATTAACCACAGACGTCTTTTTAATAAAATCAAAAGTCAAAATAGGGAATTTCTCAAGTTATACAATCTGATTTTGATTTCATTCTCtttgtttttcaaataaaaaaaacaaaaacaaatcgaAGGAAAAGGTTTGGTAATGGCCTCGATCCAAGAGTTAAAGCATTCtgctttttttttctattatttatACGAAAAGCTCATTGCTTTCATCTTTTTCTTACACCATGTTCATACATATTTCTTCTTTATTATATCATCGTCTGTTCATAAACAGTTTCAGATTGTTTGTTTCAGATGGATTCAGTTAATCGATCAGCTGTGACCCCAAGAAAGAGTAGATTGGCTCGTACCTTTGCCAAGGTGTTGCATATTCGACCTCAACCTGCAACGACGATTGATCAAGTTCAGAAAGTAAAGTCGGATGAGAAACCCATTGGTAAGTTCTTCAACGAGGAAGATGAGAAATTTCAGGAGAAAGCAGCCATGGATGCCTTCATCGCCAAAGTTTTTGCAACCCTATCGTCCGTGAAAGCGGCATACGCTCAGTTGCAGGATGCTCAATCTCCATACGACGCTGACGGAATTCAATCGGCTGATCAGATCGTGGTCACGGAGTTGAAGAGGTTATCGGAATTTAAACAATCGTATTTGAAAAACCATATCGACGACGCCTCTCCGGAAACCACAATCCTGTTGGCTGAGATCCAAGAGCAGAAGAATCTATCAAAAACATACGAGATAACACGAAAGAAGCTAGCGAACCAGAGTCGGCTTAAGGATTCAGAGATTGTGTTTTTGAAGGAGAAATTGGAGGAAGCTGAAAGGGAGAACAAATTGATCGAGAGGAGGTTGAATTCTAGTGGTCCTTTATCACGTCACGAAAACCTTCATTTCTCAAAATTGACCTCAACCGATTTCGTATTAGCTCTCAAGCACACCATGAAAGCGATTCGAAGTCTGGTGAAGTTCATGATTACTGAAATGGAGTATGCGAATTGGGATCTGGATGCAGCGGCTGAATCAATCCAACCGGATGTTGTTTATTGGAACGTAACGGATAGATGTTATGCATTTGAATCGTTTGTTTGCAGAGAAATGTTTGATGGATTTAGTTACCCGGATTTTTCCATTTCCGGCGATCGTCGGGACCTATCCAACAAGGCAAAACGCCAGAAATTGTTCTTTGACAGATTTATGGAGTTGAAATACTTGAAAGCAAGGGAATACATAACATGGAAACCAAAATCGACATTCGCTAAATTTTGTTGGTTTAAATACCTGAGACTTGTTCATCCCAAAATGGAATCTTCCCTTTTTGGAAACTTGAATCAGAGAAGTTTGGTGACTGCCGGAAAATTCCCGGAGACGACATTCTTCGAGTCGTTTGCAGAGGCGGCGAAACGGGTTTGGCTTTTACATTGTCTGGCGTTCTCATTCGATCCAGAGGGAGCATCGATCTTTCAGGTGAGAAACGGCAACCGTTTCTCGGAGGTGTTTATGGAGTCCGTGAACGATGAAGCATTCTTGTCACCGGAAAGCTCCCGGGAAGTGGCGTTCACGGTGGTTCCGGGGTTCAAGGTGGGTAAAACTGTTGTACAATGCCAAGTTTACCTGACTTGATTAACGGCGATGAGACCACCACCGGCGGTGGAGGGTGTGGGGGTGTGCTGCTTGCTTTTGAAAGTGAAACCGCGTTAAACAACTGGATATTTTCAATTTTAGTCCCTATTGATGAAGCCTTCCCCAATTTTGTTAATATTAGGGGTGGGACTGTGGGAAAGGGGTTGTGGTATTTAGGGAAAAAATTAGGTAAGTGTCATATACTATTCATAACATGCATTTGAAAAGCATGTGTTAAAATGTTATGTGGCAAACACTTGATGGTTTTATGGTCTCATGTTTGTATTTAGGGTGAAAAAATGATCACATAAGTAGCTACCCTTGACGTTTTTCTTTGATTCCGGTCCCGTTTGAATGTCCGGTGTGTCACACTGATTTTCAAACTACGGGGTGTTAGTGTATTATGATATATTGTACGTTTATCTTGCCCTTTTGTATTTATCTCGGCTCATTGTTGTATATTTTTCTATATGTATATTATGATTAATGAGAGGACTTCCATGGGCTACCAAAAGTTCAAAACTTATTCGAATAAGAAAATGTTTGTTATCCGCCATTATATCGAGTTGAGGTGGTGGTTGTTCTCAATATTTTGCAAATGTGAGAATTAGGGAATGTGAGATTTAGGggttgtgtaacagcccggaatttcaaatacttatataattatgatttgggggtgttttaagaggggactcggcgagttggagcctagactcgccgagtaggaccgcagacttggtcgcgggttcgcgactggactcgacgagtccagatatggactcggcgagtcgacgctgttcagcagaaaccctagccgtttggttttggatcgtatataatgcctcttaggccgtcattgtccgtcttttggccgattgagaagaaccctaatcgttgtgggcgtctagagcaggagagaaagcttttggaaccttgaagaatttgttaggcaagaagaagaagagttttggccaaaggaatatcaaggggatcgagttctgaggtttggagacacagagagggtgttattcaggtaatatttcggatcatttctgctatattgatgtgtgcacgattttagggtttatgaaacccatttggtgattagatggattattatattgttacccaagtgtttgtaacccagtaataggatggttagaggtccagaaggtcccatgattgtgtatttcgggaccatacgtatttcaggaagcagttgctcgtctgcatggcatggactcgccgagttgttcttcagacttggcgagtggcttgaagatttactgggactcgccgagttgttcttcagactcggcgagtggagtcggggtggccccgcgattcttccaggagaaactcgtcgagtaaaaaggggatactcgacgagtaggaagggaatcttaaggaatcggtgagtcaaggacgagtggactcagagtcgttgaactcggcgagtcttggggtgactcggcgagttaggtcgcgggttaagtgaagttctgagtatggggacttggcgagtcattgggttgactcgacgagtagggtcagtcaggggttgactttgaccttgtctttgatcaatgattgaccagtggttccaggggtattttggtaattgttgtttatcgtttgagttcagtgcattggcggcTATCCAggagtggagatcgtatcagtgatcggagcagcttgagctatctgttcagtcggcagtttcgaggtgagttatcctcactatatcaacagggtctaaggcaccaaggccggccctttattgtaTTGAGATTCAGTTACGTTTATCATGTTAGTGCCGGTtgtgtctgcatcctggtagttaggatggtacatgctaggggaccttgtaaaggtcagttctcgatatgctgagtaatgctatgctagtgatcggaTAGGGCGGTAGcccggttagggtaatgatatgctatgtgatctgtttactCGGTTTGTTGATTATGACTGTTATATGACTGTATgttttgtgcacatggttgtttggactagagatgggttgaggcgggtcctgctttgtgctgtaggccaagatacccagggcggaccggttgttccgaaggcccagcgagcggtccggataggctgtaggccccacgagggcggaccagacgtgccgaggctcggagagtggaccaggatgactgaaggcccgatgcgggcggaccagtcacactgtagactcggagagtggaccaggtgggttgaaggcccaatgcgggcggaccaaccccactgtagactcggaggacatgactagacccggaggatggatccgacggactgaaggcctgataaggcggaccagtcacgatagacccgatatgcatgattgttctatgatctgttttgttatgtatgatttatatgttttggaccggaaggtcacggcctggaaaggcgtatgcgcggttggtattttgggggtatctcactaagctttcgggcttacagttgtggtttaatgtttttcaggttcttcaggagactgtggcaaggcgaaggcgcgatcgtaccgttcctcatgattttgtaacaacgagattctgggaatacttaaatgaattgtattgaaaacctttttgtgaacattttaatgaaaatcgggttgctttgaaaattttaaattggttgtgtttttcggatgttacaagttggtatcagagccttggtttgagtgaattggaggaacacttgtgtgactccagtctcaaatcgaggagagttttcaaaaagagaaattaaaatggttttcaaaacaagtaaaggaggacgcgtaggtacgatcagccggagccagtaagtaaccccaaaatatcatacatggcaattgttttattgagctttgatagaacagcatgctagagttaggctagggatcttcaggatttattgatgagttgcctgatttatgatgcctgctagcctagggttccttgcgagagatttctagtgttcc includes these proteins:
- the LOC111920006 gene encoding protein GRAVITROPIC IN THE LIGHT 1, which codes for MDSVNRSAVTPRKSRLARTFAKVLHIRPQPATTIDQVQKVKSDEKPIGKFFNEEDEKFQEKAAMDAFIAKVFATLSSVKAAYAQLQDAQSPYDADGIQSADQIVVTELKRLSEFKQSYLKNHIDDASPETTILLAEIQEQKNLSKTYEITRKKLANQSRLKDSEIVFLKEKLEEAERENKLIERRLNSSGPLSRHENLHFSKLTSTDFVLALKHTMKAIRSLVKFMITEMEYANWDLDAAAESIQPDVVYWNVTDRCYAFESFVCREMFDGFSYPDFSISGDRRDLSNKAKRQKLFFDRFMELKYLKAREYITWKPKSTFAKFCWFKYLRLVHPKMESSLFGNLNQRSLVTAGKFPETTFFESFAEAAKRVWLLHCLAFSFDPEGASIFQVRNGNRFSEVFMESVNDEAFLSPESSREVAFTVVPGFKVGKTVVQCQVYLT